A stretch of Parvimonas micra DNA encodes these proteins:
- a CDS encoding YbaB/EbfC family nucleoid-associated protein — MAKGGFPKYGGGMNMGNMMKQMQKMQRELENTQKMLDEEEVSATSGGGAVEVTVNGKKEVLSIKLDPEVVDPDDIEMLQDLIMTAINEANRKAQEKHDSEINKITGGINIPGL, encoded by the coding sequence ATGGCTAAAGGTGGTTTCCCTAAATACGGTGGCGGTATGAATATGGGTAATATGATGAAACAAATGCAAAAAATGCAAAGAGAACTTGAAAACACTCAAAAAATGTTAGATGAAGAAGAAGTTTCTGCTACTTCAGGTGGTGGAGCAGTTGAAGTAACTGTCAATGGAAAAAAAGAAGTTTTAAGCATTAAACTTGATCCTGAAGTTGTTGATCCAGATGACATTGAAATGTTACAAGATTTAATTATGACAGCTATAAATGAAGCTAATAGAAAAGCTCAAGAAAAACACGATTCAGAAATCAATAAAATAACAGGCGGAATTAATATTCCAGGATTATAA
- a CDS encoding serpin family protein, with the protein MKKLLKTIFLMFILVSLVSCNKTEKLFPENRDKLVFDASQAKQINKVNMDIFTALLKNKKTDDNLVLSPLSIQRCLDLISLCTDDRENLQLFKFYDEAHLQNLKFKNTKLANLILINLQNIKGETKNINYGNIKTVKSAEEGTKVYQKFQKSNLDEVLDKEKISDDVVASFIDTINYEVKWKQPFDEKKTEKRDFTKSDGAKIQVDTMYNHFENVTAISNDVMEIFSIRSNDSNIYFIKPKEEQNFSAEQLYNLINTFKESKERYDVNFYLPKIDIKSQVDFMNLFPKIGLGKLLNEFKIERLLPDMNVKVSKAKQTSTLKMDEKGAKAKAVTKVDVKETSMPVKNKNIDIKMDRPFYIFIEDYDENSKTELITFSAYIVDPSKK; encoded by the coding sequence ATGAAAAAACTATTAAAAACAATTTTTTTAATGTTCATTTTAGTATCTTTAGTATCTTGCAATAAGACGGAGAAATTATTTCCAGAAAACAGAGACAAACTGGTATTTGATGCATCACAGGCAAAGCAGATAAATAAAGTAAATATGGATATTTTTACAGCTTTATTAAAAAACAAAAAAACTGATGATAATTTAGTTTTATCCCCTCTTTCTATCCAAAGATGTTTGGATTTAATTTCTCTTTGTACTGATGATAGAGAAAATTTACAACTTTTTAAATTTTATGACGAAGCTCACCTTCAAAATTTAAAATTTAAAAACACAAAGTTGGCGAATTTAATTTTGATAAACTTACAAAATATCAAAGGCGAAACGAAAAATATTAATTATGGCAATATTAAAACAGTTAAATCAGCAGAAGAAGGAACTAAAGTTTATCAAAAATTTCAAAAATCCAACTTAGATGAAGTTTTGGATAAGGAAAAAATATCTGATGATGTTGTAGCAAGTTTTATCGACACAATTAATTACGAGGTAAAATGGAAACAACCATTTGATGAAAAAAAGACTGAAAAAAGAGATTTTACAAAATCTGACGGTGCAAAAATACAAGTTGATACAATGTATAATCATTTTGAAAATGTAACAGCTATATCTAATGATGTAATGGAAATATTTTCTATTAGGTCAAATGATTCAAATATTTATTTTATAAAGCCTAAAGAAGAACAAAATTTTTCTGCAGAACAATTATATAATCTTATAAATACTTTTAAAGAAAGTAAGGAAAGATATGATGTAAATTTCTATTTGCCAAAGATAGATATTAAATCACAGGTTGATTTTATGAATCTATTTCCAAAGATTGGACTTGGAAAATTATTAAATGAATTCAAAATAGAAAGATTATTGCCAGATATGAATGTTAAGGTTAGTAAGGCTAAACAAACTTCTACACTAAAAATGGATGAAAAAGGTGCAAAAGCTAAAGCAGTAACAAAAGTAGATGTTAAAGAAACAAGTATGCCAGTAAAAAATAAAAATATTGATATTAAAATGGATAGACCTTTCTATATATTCATTGAAGATTATGATGAAAATAGTAAGACTGAATTGATAACTTTTTCTGCTTATATTGTAGATCCAAGTAAAAAATAA
- a CDS encoding serpin family protein produces MKRLFKVILLLFVSISLTSCLRTEKPFPENREQLAFNIDKTDSINKLNLEIFTKLLESNEGKNFVLSPLSIQRCLDLISFCTEDRENLEFLKNYDDAHLQNLKLKNSNLANLILINTKIFTGDTKNLNYDNIKTVKNGKDATKVYQDFQKKNLKEVLDKEEFKNDFIIFFIDAVNYDAKWDKKFDEKNTKMKEFTKLDDSVINVNTMYNQFKDSLAISDNEKEAFVLSANESKVYFIKPKTKNYFSSKKLMECIKAFNDNSEKADVNFFLPKIETKSEVDFKSLFSELGLEKMLNGYKLEKLLKNVGVKVTDAKQNSILKIDENGAKAKAVTKITNKATAIPSKKEITIKMDSPFYIIIVDHDEKSKSNLITFSAFITDPSN; encoded by the coding sequence ATGAAAAGACTATTTAAAGTTATTTTATTGCTTTTTGTTTCTATTTCACTTACTTCTTGTTTAAGAACTGAGAAGCCATTTCCAGAAAATAGAGAACAACTTGCATTTAACATCGACAAGACAGATTCCATAAACAAATTAAATTTAGAGATTTTTACTAAGCTATTAGAATCTAATGAGGGGAAAAATTTTGTTTTATCTCCCCTTTCAATTCAGAGATGTTTGGATTTGATTTCTTTTTGCACGGAGGATAGAGAAAATTTAGAGTTCTTAAAGAATTATGATGATGCTCATCTTCAAAACTTAAAATTAAAAAATTCTAATTTAGCAAATTTAATTTTAATAAATACTAAAATTTTTACTGGAGATACAAAAAATTTAAACTATGATAATATTAAAACTGTTAAAAACGGAAAAGATGCTACTAAAGTATATCAAGATTTTCAAAAAAAGAATTTGAAAGAAGTTCTAGATAAAGAAGAATTCAAGAACGACTTCATTATATTTTTTATTGATGCTGTGAATTATGATGCAAAGTGGGATAAAAAGTTCGATGAAAAAAATACAAAAATGAAGGAATTCACAAAATTAGATGATTCTGTAATTAACGTCAATACAATGTATAATCAATTTAAGGATAGTTTAGCCATATCAGATAATGAAAAAGAAGCTTTTGTACTAAGTGCAAACGAATCAAAAGTTTATTTTATTAAGCCTAAAACTAAAAATTATTTTTCTTCTAAAAAATTGATGGAATGTATAAAGGCTTTTAATGATAATAGCGAAAAAGCTGATGTAAACTTCTTCTTGCCAAAGATAGAAACAAAATCAGAAGTTGATTTTAAATCATTATTTTCTGAGCTTGGGCTTGAGAAGATGTTAAACGGTTATAAATTAGAAAAATTATTAAAAAATGTTGGAGTTAAAGTAACAGATGCAAAGCAAAATTCAATTCTAAAGATTGATGAGAATGGTGCAAAAGCTAAGGCTGTTACAAAAATAACTAATAAGGCCACAGCTATTCCTAGTAAAAAAGAGATAACTATAAAGATGGATAGTCCTTTTTATATTATCATAGTAGACCATGATGAAAAAAGTAAATCAAATCTAATAACTTTTTCAGCCTTTATAACAGATCCAAGTAATTAA
- the dnaX gene encoding DNA polymerase III subunit gamma/tau — MKQAIYREFRPKDFTRVVGQAHIVEILKNQIRTGNLGHAYLFSGIRGTGKTSCAKIFARAVNCLNPIDGNPCNECENCKMILEDKALEVVEMDAASNRRIDDIRELKEKVIYPPQIVKYKVYIIDEAHMITNEGFNALLKILEEPPKHLIFILATTEIDKLPDTIISRCQRFEFKRINNSDIVENINYVLNNLNVEIEEDGINLISELSSGAMRDALSLLDQVVATGKEKITIDDINECLGLVNLNMLFELSKSILNSSKNETIETFRNLVKNGKTPHNIIIDLIKHFRNIILVKSIKKELTTLNDVEYKRYLEHSNKFEMDELIFILENLLDVEDKMKKSDMQNALAELLIIKICSFKKEKSEIEKRLETLETIIKSGNVKVDLVEREDISNEVAENNIESVQNTEIIEDIENTEIIEDIENTENTENTDDIKNIEETEQEENIEDVEQPIEENNEIHEKIELTSFKDVLKETIFRKTVSKLFDESVKEIYYFPKENFLHIDCKEYLFKFGSYKLDENNCFVLKETAVLNEFFTKVNMPVQNSLTIYANFIG; from the coding sequence TTGAAACAAGCTATTTATAGAGAGTTTAGGCCAAAAGATTTTACAAGAGTTGTTGGTCAAGCTCATATTGTTGAAATTTTAAAAAATCAAATAAGAACTGGAAATTTAGGACATGCCTATCTTTTTTCAGGGATAAGAGGAACAGGAAAGACAAGTTGTGCTAAAATTTTCGCTCGTGCGGTAAATTGCTTAAATCCTATTGATGGGAATCCTTGCAACGAATGCGAAAATTGTAAAATGATTTTAGAAGACAAGGCTCTTGAAGTTGTGGAGATGGATGCTGCAAGTAACAGACGTATTGACGATATAAGGGAATTAAAGGAAAAAGTAATCTATCCCCCACAAATTGTAAAATACAAAGTTTATATAATCGATGAAGCCCATATGATTACAAATGAAGGCTTTAATGCTCTTTTAAAGATTTTAGAAGAACCCCCTAAGCATTTAATTTTCATTCTTGCGACAACAGAAATTGACAAACTTCCTGATACAATTATTTCAAGATGTCAAAGGTTTGAATTTAAAAGGATTAATAATTCAGACATTGTTGAAAATATAAACTATGTTTTAAATAATCTAAATGTAGAGATAGAAGAAGATGGAATTAATTTAATTTCTGAGCTTTCTTCAGGTGCAATGAGAGATGCTTTAAGTCTTTTGGATCAGGTTGTTGCAACCGGAAAAGAAAAAATTACTATTGATGATATTAATGAATGTTTAGGACTTGTGAACTTAAATATGTTGTTTGAGCTTTCAAAGTCAATTTTAAATTCATCTAAAAACGAAACTATTGAAACTTTTAGAAATTTGGTAAAAAATGGAAAGACTCCACATAATATAATCATTGATTTAATCAAACATTTTAGAAATATAATTTTAGTAAAGAGTATAAAAAAAGAGCTTACAACTTTAAATGATGTTGAGTATAAGAGATATTTAGAACATTCAAATAAATTTGAAATGGATGAACTTATTTTCATTTTAGAAAATCTTTTAGATGTTGAAGATAAGATGAAAAAAAGTGATATGCAAAATGCTCTAGCTGAACTTTTAATTATAAAAATCTGTTCATTTAAGAAAGAAAAATCTGAAATTGAAAAGAGACTTGAAACCCTTGAAACAATTATTAAAAGTGGAAATGTAAAAGTTGATTTAGTAGAAAGAGAAGATATTTCAAATGAAGTAGCAGAAAACAATATTGAATCTGTTCAAAATACGGAAATTATAGAAGATATAGAAAATACGGAAATTATAGAAGATATAGAAAATACTGAAAATACAGAAAATACAGATGATATAAAAAATATCGAAGAAACAGAACAAGAAGAAAATATAGAAGATGTTGAACAACCTATAGAAGAAAATAATGAGATTCACGAAAAAATTGAATTAACTTCTTTTAAGGATGTTTTAAAAGAAACTATTTTCAGAAAAACTGTTTCTAAACTCTTTGATGAAAGCGTTAAAGAGATTTACTATTTTCCAAAAGAAAATTTCTTACATATTGATTGTAAAGAATATTTATTTAAGTTTGGAAGTTATAAATTAGATGAAAATAATTGTTTTGTTTTAAAAGAAACAGCTGTTTTGAATGAATTTTTTACAAAGGTTAATATGCCTGTTCAAAACTCATTGACAATTTATGCAAATTTTATTGGTTAG
- a CDS encoding membrane protein produces MKKDKLFIRIAMSIIGMIILGIGVFFTIKVNLGVDPASTVDLGMSKQLGLSYGNCAVIFNIVFLSAIFLIDRKYINISSILAIFVIGYTVEAMNVLFGWLNLQDLEMIYRIIICFIGTFIIANGVTIYIFTDLGVGATDGISELISDKTKFSYRTVRVISDLVLVIIGYLMGGVVGIGTLIITFFAGPFIQFTRKLLAPSLKKILGEELVESVNKDEEKFEKEVIA; encoded by the coding sequence ATGAAGAAAGATAAATTATTTATTAGAATTGCCATGTCAATAATCGGAATGATTATTTTGGGGATAGGTGTATTTTTTACAATTAAAGTAAATTTGGGAGTTGACCCTGCAAGCACAGTTGACCTTGGAATGTCTAAACAATTAGGACTAAGTTATGGAAATTGTGCAGTAATTTTTAATATAGTATTTTTAAGTGCAATATTTCTTATTGATAGAAAATATATAAATATATCATCAATTTTAGCTATTTTTGTAATAGGTTATACAGTTGAAGCTATGAATGTTCTTTTTGGTTGGCTTAATTTACAAGATTTAGAAATGATTTACAGAATTATAATTTGTTTCATTGGAACATTTATTATAGCTAATGGTGTTACAATTTATATTTTTACAGATTTAGGAGTTGGTGCAACTGACGGAATTTCTGAATTAATAAGTGATAAGACAAAATTTTCCTATAGAACTGTAAGGGTTATTTCTGATCTTGTGCTTGTTATTATAGGATATTTGATGGGTGGAGTTGTCGGAATTGGAACTTTGATAATAACATTCTTTGCAGGACCTTTTATTCAATTCACAAGAAAATTGCTTGCTCCTTCTCTTAAAAAAATATTGGGAGAAGAGTTAGTTGAGTCTGTTAATAAAGACGAAGAAAAATTTGAAAAAGAAGTTATTGCTTAA
- a CDS encoding M20 family metallopeptidase, whose protein sequence is MDILKLVKEKEEKVIKIRRDLHQIPELELELPKTMEYISKVLDEIGVNYKKLLNGNAIVVQIDGEQKGKCIAIRADSDALPVVEETGLPFASTNGNMHACGHDGHTAMALGACMILNENRDKLKGTVKIFFQPGEETPGGALPMIEEGCMENPKVDAVIGLHEGCLIPIEYGKIGVKAGAIMASADIFEINVKGKSSHAATPHLSADPIVVSSEIVLGLQKIISREINPISNAVLTIGIIRGGTAHNVIPESVYIKGTVRTLDEKVREFIAKRIEEIADGIAKAYNCEAETIYHFMYPVVMNDEKFTEFFIENTKEVLGEDSVEIIKNPSMGGEDVAYFLQRAKGTYFMLSNPKIYDGDKIYPHHHSKFDVEESLFYKGMCAVLGTVFKYLS, encoded by the coding sequence ATGGATATTTTAAAATTAGTAAAAGAAAAAGAAGAAAAAGTTATAAAGATTAGACGAGATTTACATCAAATTCCAGAGCTAGAATTGGAACTTCCAAAAACTATGGAATATATTTCAAAAGTTTTAGATGAAATAGGAGTAAATTATAAAAAACTATTAAATGGGAATGCAATTGTGGTTCAAATCGACGGAGAACAAAAAGGTAAATGTATTGCAATAAGAGCTGACAGCGATGCACTTCCTGTCGTTGAAGAAACCGGACTTCCTTTTGCATCTACAAATGGAAATATGCATGCTTGCGGACATGATGGACATACTGCAATGGCACTTGGAGCTTGTATGATATTAAATGAAAATAGAGATAAACTTAAGGGAACTGTAAAAATATTTTTCCAACCTGGAGAGGAAACACCGGGAGGAGCTTTACCTATGATTGAAGAAGGCTGTATGGAAAATCCAAAAGTCGATGCAGTAATTGGACTCCATGAAGGTTGTTTGATTCCTATTGAATATGGAAAGATAGGAGTAAAAGCAGGAGCTATAATGGCATCAGCAGATATTTTTGAAATAAATGTAAAAGGAAAATCCTCACATGCCGCAACACCTCATCTTTCTGCTGATCCAATTGTAGTTTCATCAGAAATTGTTCTTGGACTTCAAAAGATAATTTCAAGAGAAATAAATCCTATTTCAAATGCAGTTTTGACTATTGGAATAATTAGAGGAGGAACTGCTCATAATGTAATTCCTGAATCTGTTTACATCAAAGGAACAGTTAGAACTTTAGACGAAAAAGTAAGAGAATTTATCGCAAAGCGAATTGAAGAAATTGCAGATGGAATCGCAAAAGCCTACAATTGTGAAGCTGAAACAATTTATCACTTTATGTATCCTGTAGTTATGAATGATGAAAAATTTACTGAATTTTTTATAGAAAATACAAAAGAAGTTTTAGGAGAGGATTCAGTTGAAATTATAAAAAATCCGAGCATGGGTGGAGAAGATGTTGCTTATTTCCTACAAAGAGCAAAAGGAACTTACTTTATGCTTTCAAATCCGAAAATTTATGATGGAGATAAAATATATCCTCATCATCATAGTAAATTCGATGTTGAAGAAAGTTTATTTTACAAAGGAATGTGTGCAGTTCTGGGAACTGTTTTTAAATATTTAAGCTAG
- a CDS encoding NADP-dependent malic enzyme translates to MDVYEKALLLHEQWQGKLSTELKAKLENAEDLTYAYTPGVARPCMEISKDPSLAYKYTSKANTIAVISDGTAVLGLGDIGPEAAMPVMEGKCCLFKKFGGVNAVPIVLDTKDPKEIISIVKALAPTFGGINLEDISSPRCVEIERTLIDELDIPVFHDDQHGTAIVVTAALINALKLVKKEAKDIKVVVSGAGAAGYSIIKLIMMLGVENVIAFDSKGAINKKHSENYNFVKKELAEITNKEQKDMTMKEAFVGADVFIGVSQKDLVTKEMVASMNKDAIVFAMANPQPEILYADAKEAGARIAATGRSDMPNQINNVVAFPGIFKGALEAKAKKITDEMKLAASYGLASMIPDDKIREDYIIVSAFEENVADTVAKAVAEKVK, encoded by the coding sequence ATGGATGTTTACGAAAAAGCATTGTTACTTCACGAACAATGGCAAGGAAAATTATCAACAGAATTAAAAGCAAAATTGGAAAATGCTGAGGATTTAACTTATGCATATACTCCAGGTGTTGCAAGACCTTGTATGGAAATAAGCAAAGACCCTTCTTTAGCTTATAAATATACAAGTAAAGCTAATACTATTGCTGTTATTTCAGACGGAACTGCTGTTTTAGGTCTTGGGGATATAGGTCCTGAAGCTGCAATGCCTGTTATGGAAGGAAAATGCTGTTTATTTAAAAAATTCGGCGGAGTTAATGCTGTTCCTATAGTTTTAGATACAAAAGATCCAAAGGAAATTATTTCAATTGTAAAAGCTCTTGCTCCTACATTTGGTGGAATTAATCTTGAAGATATTTCTTCTCCAAGATGTGTTGAAATTGAAAGAACATTAATAGATGAACTTGACATTCCAGTATTCCACGATGACCAACATGGTACTGCAATAGTTGTTACAGCTGCATTAATCAATGCATTAAAATTAGTTAAAAAAGAAGCTAAGGATATTAAAGTTGTTGTTTCAGGAGCTGGCGCTGCTGGATATTCAATCATAAAATTAATTATGATGTTAGGTGTTGAAAATGTAATTGCATTCGACTCAAAAGGCGCAATTAATAAAAAACATTCAGAAAATTATAATTTTGTAAAGAAAGAATTAGCTGAAATTACAAATAAAGAACAAAAAGATATGACTATGAAAGAAGCATTTGTTGGTGCTGACGTATTCATTGGTGTAAGTCAAAAAGATTTAGTTACTAAAGAAATGGTCGCTTCAATGAATAAAGATGCGATTGTATTTGCAATGGCAAATCCTCAACCTGAAATTCTTTATGCAGATGCAAAAGAAGCTGGAGCTAGAATTGCTGCAACAGGAAGATCCGATATGCCTAACCAAATTAACAATGTAGTTGCTTTCCCTGGAATTTTCAAAGGTGCTTTAGAAGCAAAGGCTAAGAAAATTACTGATGAAATGAAATTAGCTGCATCATACGGACTTGCAAGTATGATTCCTGATGACAAAATTAGAGAAGATTATATTATTGTTTCAGCTTTTGAAGAAAATGTAGCTGATACAGTTGCGAAAGCAGTTGCAGAAAAAGTTAAATAG
- the radA gene encoding DNA repair protein RadA, which yields MKTKKKYICSNCKKESLGWQGKCSFCGSWGTIEEIEVSDVKSSTDKIVAKGKVEKLKNVNVNENDRFITGIDELNRVLGGGIVRDSVNILTARPGCGKSTLLLQLALDFASKNVKTIYISAEESSSQIKSRANRIVKEIPENIWIQSTQSMDEALNSIEEVDAEIVILDSIQTVMLSSIPSRAGSPTQTVECINELVRVAKNPKRPRAIFIVCHMTKQDEMAGLRTLEHMVDSVLLLEGESDESLRTLTSTKNRFGRTGEIGLFKMEEYGLLEIKNPSEFFVTQREKDICGSVLSVVKEGSRMLVVEVESLVSQSFTSYPARIGDSLKKDQLNTLLSILEERAGFNLYNKNVILKTTGGLKISEQSVNLAVIISVASSILNKSVPRDNVFIAEVGLTGELKKVPNLSERLMELDRMGYKKVYISNEVVDIKNLKTLKVEKSKTLKEVIDKVFRNV from the coding sequence ATGAAAACAAAGAAAAAATATATATGTTCTAATTGCAAGAAAGAGTCATTGGGCTGGCAAGGAAAATGTAGTTTTTGTGGTAGTTGGGGAACTATAGAAGAGATTGAAGTTTCCGACGTGAAGAGTTCAACTGACAAAATTGTTGCAAAGGGGAAAGTTGAAAAGCTAAAAAATGTAAATGTAAATGAAAATGATAGATTTATAACTGGAATTGATGAGTTAAATCGTGTTTTAGGTGGTGGAATTGTAAGAGACAGTGTTAATATTTTAACTGCAAGACCTGGTTGTGGTAAAAGTACATTGCTTTTACAACTTGCACTTGACTTTGCAAGTAAAAATGTAAAAACTATCTATATTTCTGCAGAGGAAAGCTCATCTCAGATAAAGTCAAGAGCAAATAGAATTGTAAAAGAAATTCCAGAAAATATTTGGATACAATCTACACAAAGTATGGATGAGGCTTTGAATTCTATCGAAGAGGTTGATGCAGAAATTGTGATTTTAGATAGTATTCAAACTGTTATGTTAAGTTCAATTCCGTCAAGGGCTGGTTCTCCAACACAGACTGTTGAATGTATAAACGAATTAGTTAGAGTTGCAAAAAATCCTAAAAGGCCAAGAGCAATTTTTATAGTTTGTCATATGACAAAGCAAGATGAAATGGCAGGACTTAGGACTTTGGAACATATGGTGGATTCTGTTTTGCTTTTAGAGGGAGAGTCTGACGAAAGTTTAAGAACTCTTACAAGTACAAAAAACAGATTTGGAAGAACTGGAGAAATCGGACTTTTTAAAATGGAAGAGTATGGACTTTTAGAAATTAAAAATCCATCAGAATTTTTTGTAACTCAAAGAGAAAAAGATATTTGTGGAAGTGTACTATCTGTTGTAAAAGAGGGAAGCAGAATGTTAGTTGTTGAAGTTGAAAGTCTAGTTTCTCAATCTTTTACAAGTTATCCCGCGAGAATTGGAGATAGCCTTAAAAAAGATCAATTAAATACATTGCTTTCTATTTTAGAAGAAAGAGCCGGATTTAATTTATACAATAAAAATGTAATTTTAAAGACTACGGGAGGACTTAAAATTTCAGAGCAATCTGTTAATCTAGCTGTAATTATTTCCGTTGCATCTTCAATTTTAAATAAATCAGTTCCAAGAGATAATGTATTTATCGCAGAGGTTGGACTTACCGGAGAACTTAAAAAAGTTCCTAATTTAAGCGAAAGACTAATGGAACTTGACAGAATGGGATACAAAAAGGTCTATATTTCAAATGAAGTTGTGGATATTAAAAATTTAAAAACATTAAAAGTCGAAAAATCTAAAACACTAAAAGAAGTTATTGATAAAGTTTTCAGAAATGTTTAA
- a CDS encoding DUF6648 family protein, with protein sequence MNIPTKQLETFFKKRNDLILELSIRKIDKISFLEKNYELIQNLNMKPLLNISSLEEGMYNYQYYNILAKFFKQKSILYSNNKKKQKKYNENLMKSNNYYAEKDKFLLKMIDFLDEKTTEAYFIDMNSKRLNNSLFEIVVKDVEFAIFHSMNVEILQKLKEKNIFIDEIRISKINDYVNTNI encoded by the coding sequence ATGAATATTCCAACAAAACAACTTGAAACTTTTTTCAAAAAGAGAAATGATTTGATTTTAGAACTTTCGATAAGAAAAATTGATAAAATATCTTTTTTGGAAAAAAATTATGAATTGATACAAAATTTAAATATGAAACCACTTTTAAATATATCTTCGCTGGAAGAAGGAATGTATAATTATCAATATTACAATATTTTAGCAAAATTTTTTAAACAAAAATCAATTTTGTATTCAAATAATAAAAAAAAGCAAAAAAAATATAATGAAAATCTTATGAAATCTAATAATTATTATGCGGAAAAAGATAAATTTCTTTTAAAGATGATTGACTTCTTAGATGAAAAAACTACAGAAGCGTATTTTATAGATATGAATTCAAAAAGACTTAACAATTCTCTTTTTGAAATTGTCGTTAAAGATGTTGAATTTGCAATTTTTCATTCAATGAATGTTGAAATTCTACAGAAGTTAAAAGAAAAGAATATATTTATTGATGAGATTAGAATTTCAAAGATTAATGACTATGTTAATACAAATATTTAA